The Amycolatopsis sp. DG1A-15b genome contains the following window.
GCGTCCCTGCGCTGGGACCCGGTGCACGGCGACCGGGCCCAGGAGCTCGTCGTCGTCACCGACCAGGCGACGCCCGACGAGGTCGCGGCCGCCCTGCGCGGGGCGCTGCTCACCGACGAAGAACTGGCGGCCGGTCCCGAAGCGTGGGCGCACTACCCCGATCCGTTCGGCGACTGGCACGAAGAACCGTGCGAGGACACCGAAACCGACCCGGCGCGGCACGACGCGACCGCGGCCAACCGAAAGGAAGACCAGTGAAACCCGGCATCCACCCCGACTACCACCCGGTGGTGTTCAAGGACTCGTCGACCGGCGACGCCTTCCTGACCCGCTCCACCATCACCTCCGAGAAGACCGTCGAGTGGTCCGACGGAAACACCTACCCGCTCGTCATCGTCGACATCAGCTCGTGGTCGCACCCGTTCTGGACCGGCACCCAGCGGATCATGGACAGCGCCGGCCAGGTCGAGAAGTTCCACCGCCGCTACGGGAAGCGGGGCACCCGCTGATGGCCGTCCCCAAGCGCAAGATGTCGCGCAGCAACACGCGATCCCGGCGGGCTCAGTGGAAGGCCGCCGTGCCCGACCTGGTGCCGATCAAGGTCGACGGCAAGGTCCAGCTCGTCCCGCGCCGGCTGATGAAGCACTTCCACTCGTGAGCGTTCCGGTCACGGTCTTGTCCGGCTTCCTCGGCGCGGGCAAGACGACACTGCTCAACCACATCCTCGCCAACAAGGCGGGACTGCGGGTCGCGGTGATCGTCAACGACATGAGCGAGGTCAACATCGACGCCGCGCTGGTCCGGTCGCAGGAGCGCCTCGTGGAACTGACCAACGGGTGCATCTGCTGCACCCTCCGGGAAGACCTCCTGGAGGAGGTCGCGGCGCTGTGCGCGGACGACCGCTTCGACCACGTGCTCATCGAGTCGAGCGGCATCTCCGAACCGATGCCGGTGGCCGCGACGTTCACGTTCCTGGACACGGTCGCCCACCTCGACACGATGGTGACCGTGGTGGACGCGGCGAACTTCGCCCGCGAACTGGCGGCCGGCGACTCCCTGGCGGAGCGCCGGCTGGACCAGTACGAGGACGACGAACGGACGGTCAGCGACCTGCTGGTCGACCAGGTCGAGTTCGCCGACGTCCTGCTGCTGAACAAGACGGACCTGGCCACCGATACCGACCGGCTGGTGGCGACGCTGCGACGGCTCAACCCGGCCGCCGATGTCGTCACGGGCCGCTTCGGGCAGGTGCCGCTGGAGCGGGTCTTCGGAACCGGCCGGTACGACGCCGTCCGGGCGCAGGAGGCACCGGGCTGGGTGGCCGAGCTGAACGGCGACCACGTCCCGGAGACCGAGGAGTACGGCATCTCCAGCGTGGTGTTCCGCGCTTCCCGGCCGTTCGACCCCGCCCGGCTGTGGGATTTCGTCACGCGGCGGCTGGATTCCGGCGAATTCGGAACGGTGCTGCGGTCGAAAGGGTTCTTCGCGCTGGCGTCGCGGCCCGGGGTGAGCGGGCTGTGGTCGCAGGCGGGCACGGTGGCCCGGTTCGAACCCCAGGGCGTGGCGGCCGAACCGCGGCAGGAACTGGTGTTCATCGGCATCGACCTGGCGGGCGACGCCCTCCTGGCCGCGCTCCGGGACTGCCTCGGCGAGGTCGCCACGGGACCGGACCCGTTCCCGGAATGGGAGCCGGTCCAAATCCATTGACCGCGGCGGAAGAATGACGGCATGGACGGGCGGGGATATCTGGAGAAACTGATTTCCGACGGCCTGGGCGCAGGCCGGGGCAGCCGGAGGGCGGCAGGCGAAGTTCTCTCGATCGGCAGAAGATCCGCGGGGTGGCGATCGGCCTGGTGGCCGCGGGGGCTCTGCGGCAGGAGGACGCCGACCGGATCCTCGCCGACCTGGACGAGACCCTGCGGCGGTCCGGCCGGCTCACGGTCGTGCACGCGGAGGCCTCGGCCTCGACGGCGATTTCGACCGGCGGCGAGGCGGTGGCCAGGCGCGTGGGGACCGAGCGACCCGAGTGGCGGCAGGCGATCGAAGAGCCGCCGGCACCGGTGCTGCGGCAGGTGGTTTCGCTGGCAGGTCGCGTCCTCGAGGTCGGCGCGCTTACGGCGGACCTGGTGAGCCTGGAGGTGTGGTCGACGTTCGTCGTCCTGACCCTTGCGCACGGTGGCGTCGATCCGCGCCGGGTGCGCGAGCACTTCGCCCTGCGGACCCACTGGCGCGGCTGGGACGACGCCGGAACCCAGTACCGGGGCGGCGGGGGTGGCGGGTCCGGATCGCACGGCCTGCTCGTGGAGCGGCGCACGTTCGAACCCGGACCGCCGGCGGAGACCCGGGTGCTGACCCTGGCCGTCGAGTCCTCCGGCGGACAGGCCACCGTCGTGATCCCGCTCGGCTGAACGGGTCAGTGGTCGTCGTAGTGGTCCTCGTGGGTCGCGTGGCGGTGCCCGTCGTGCAGGTAGTCGACGTGGTCGCCGTGGGGCACCGCCACGTGGCCGCAGCCGTCGCCGTGGGCGTGGTCGTGGCCGGTGTGCGGCACGTGGCCGGCGATTTCGCACTCGTCGAAGTGGCCGTCGTGGGCCCGGTGCAGGTGCCCTTCGTGCACGTAGTCGATGTGGTCGCCGTGCGGGACCGCCGCGTGCCCGCAGCCCTCGCGGTGGACGTGGTCGTGGCCGGCGTGCTCGACGTGCAGGATGGTCATCGGGGGGTCCCTTTCCAGGCGTGTCCATTTCGGACGGTAACACCGCGGCCCGGCCACGGTCCGGGCGAAACCTCCCGGCTCACCCGATAGCGGCGCCGGTGCCCGAGTTGATCAACCCAGGTTTATCAGTCTAGGTTGACGATCGTGACCGACGAGGAGCTCCTCCAGGCGAGCGCCGACCTGCGCGTCGCGCTCGGCCGGCTGATCCGGCGGCTGCGCCAGGGCTACGTCGCCGGCGAACCGACCCTGCCTGAACGCTCGGTCCTGTCCCGCCTCGACCGCGAGGGCCCGGCGACCCCGGGCTGTCTCGCCGGCCTCGAACGCGTCAAACCGCAGGCCATGGGCGTCACCCTCGCCGGGCTGGTCGAACGCGGGCTGGTCGAGCGGCGCAGGGACGACTCCGACGGCCGCAAGGTGCTGATGTCGGTCACCGAAGCCGGCGTCAAGCTGCTCACCGACCGGCGCTCGCAGACCACCCGGCAGATGGCGGCCGCGCTGGCCGGGGAGTTCACCGAGGCCGAGCAGCGCGCGCTGCTCGCGGCCATCCCGCTGATCGAGCGGCTGGCGGCCGAGCTGTGAGCTACAAGTGGGTCGCCCTGTCGAACACCACGCTCGGCGTGCTGATGTCCGCACTCGACGGCTCGATCGTCATCATCTCGCTGCCGGCGATCTTCCGCGGCATCGGGCTCGACCCGCTCGCCCCGGGCAACATCGGCTACCTGCTCTGGATGATCCTCGGCTACCTGCTGGTCCAGGCCGTGCTGGTGGTGACGCTCGGGCGGCTCGGCGACATGTTCGGCCGCGTCAAGATGTACAACCTCGGGTTCGTCGTGTTCAGCGCCGCGTCGGTCGCCCTGTCGTTCGACCCGTTCCACGCCGGGGCCGGGGCGCTCTGGCTGATCGGCTGGCGGGTCGTGCAGGCCGTCGGCGGGTCGATGCTGACGGCGAACTCGGCGGCCATCCTCACCGACGCCTTCCCGGCGCGCCAGCGCGGGATGGCGCTGGGCGTCAACCAGATCACCGCGCTGGCCGGGCAGTTCCTCGGCCTGGTCGTCGGCGGGCTGCTGGCCGAGATCGACTGGCGCGCGGTGTTCTGGGTGAGCGTGCCCTTCGGCCTGCTCGGCACGATCTGGTCGATCCGCAGCCTCCGCGAGGTCGGGACGCCGCAGCGCGCGAAGGTCGACTGGGGTGGCAACGTCACCTTCGCGGCCGGGACCGCGCTGGTCCTCGCCGCGATCACCTACGGCATCCAGCCCCACGGCGGTGCCGCCACCGGCTGGGGCAACCCCTGGGTCCTGGGCGGGATCGGCGCCGGCGTGCTGCTGCTCCTGCTGTTCGGCGTCATCGAGACCCACGTCGCCGCGCCGATGTTCCAGCTGAGCCTGTTCAAGATCCGCGCGTTCGCCGCCGGCAACATCGCCGCGTTGCTGACTTCGGTCGCCCGTGGTGGCATGCAGTTCATGCTCATCATCTGGCTGCAGGGGATCTGGCTGCCCCTGCACGGCTACGACTACGAGCGGACGCCCCTGTGGGCGGGCATCCACCTGCTGCCGCTGACCGTCGGGTTCCTCATCGCCGGGCCGGTGTCCGGCTACCTGTCCGACCGGTTCGGCGCCCGGCCGCTGGCCACCGGCGGCCTGCTCCTGGTCGCCGCGGCGTTCCTCGGCCTCCTGGCGCTGCCGGTGGACTTCGCCTACCCGGCGTTCGCCGCCCTGCTCGTGCTGAGCGGCGTCGGCCAGGGCATGTTCGCCGCGCCCAACACCTCGGCGATCATGAGCAGCGTCCCGACCGAGCAGCGCGGCGTCGCCTCCGGCATGCGGGCGACGTTCCAGAACTCCGGGACGTCGCTGTCGATCGGCGTGTTCTTCTCCCTGATGATCGCCGGGCTGGCCACGTCGCTGCCGCAGACGCTGACGGGCGGCCTGCAGGCGCACGGCGTCCCGGCGCCGGTCGCCGACGGTGTCGCGCAGCTCCCGCCGGTCAGCACGCTGTTCGCCGCGTTCCTCGGCAGCAACCCGATCGGGCACCTGCTCGGCCCGGACGTCCTTTCCGGACTGGCGCCGGCCGACCGGACGGCCCTCACCGGCGGCGAGTTCTTCCCCCGGCTGGTCTCCGGCCCGTTCCACCACGGCCTGGTGGTCGTGTTCACCGCGGCCGCGGCGATGGCCGTCGTCGCCGCGATCGCGTCCGCTTCGCGCGGCGCACGGTACGTCCACCCTCTCGAGGAAGCGAAGGAGAACCACCGATGACCGACGAGATCATCGCCGGAACCGTCACCATCACCGGCCACGGCGGGGACGAGCTCGAGGCCTACCTGGCCAAACCGACCGACGAGACCCCGCGTGGCGGCGTCGTGGTGATCCACCACCTCCCCGGCTACGACGCGGCGACGAAGGAGATGGTCCGCCGCTTCGCCGTCGAGGGCTACAACGCGCTCTGCCCGAACCTGTACACGCGGGAAGCGCCGGGCGCGGACCCCGACGACGCGGCCGCGACGGTCCGCGCGGCGGGCGGCGTCCCGGACGACCGCCTGGTCGGTGACGTCTCGGGCGCGGCGGACTACCTGCGCGCGCTGGAGAACGCGAACGGCCGCGTCGGCGTCATCGGGCACTGTTCCGGGGGCCGCCACGCGTTCCTGGCGGCCTGTTCCCTGGAACTCGACGCGGCGGTGGACTGCTACGGCGCGTTCGTCGTCAACGACCCGCCGGAGGCCATGAAGCAGATGAAGCCCCT
Protein-coding sequences here:
- a CDS encoding dienelactone hydrolase family protein, coding for MTDEIIAGTVTITGHGGDELEAYLAKPTDETPRGGVVVIHHLPGYDAATKEMVRRFAVEGYNALCPNLYTREAPGADPDDAAATVRAAGGVPDDRLVGDVSGAADYLRALENANGRVGVIGHCSGGRHAFLAACSLELDAAVDCYGAFVVNDPPEAMKQMKPLLGLTPQLSCPLLGIFGADDQFPGPDEVAVLAAELEKHGKEHEFHTYADAGHAFFAVDRPSYRPEAAKDGWERILDFYARTLTA
- a CDS encoding type B 50S ribosomal protein L31, whose amino-acid sequence is MKPGIHPDYHPVVFKDSSTGDAFLTRSTITSEKTVEWSDGNTYPLVIVDISSWSHPFWTGTQRIMDSAGQVEKFHRRYGKRGTR
- a CDS encoding MarR family transcriptional regulator, translated to MTDEELLQASADLRVALGRLIRRLRQGYVAGEPTLPERSVLSRLDREGPATPGCLAGLERVKPQAMGVTLAGLVERGLVERRRDDSDGRKVLMSVTEAGVKLLTDRRSQTTRQMAAALAGEFTEAEQRALLAAIPLIERLAAEL
- a CDS encoding GTP-binding protein, whose product is MSVPVTVLSGFLGAGKTTLLNHILANKAGLRVAVIVNDMSEVNIDAALVRSQERLVELTNGCICCTLREDLLEEVAALCADDRFDHVLIESSGISEPMPVAATFTFLDTVAHLDTMVTVVDAANFARELAAGDSLAERRLDQYEDDERTVSDLLVDQVEFADVLLLNKTDLATDTDRLVATLRRLNPAADVVTGRFGQVPLERVFGTGRYDAVRAQEAPGWVAELNGDHVPETEEYGISSVVFRASRPFDPARLWDFVTRRLDSGEFGTVLRSKGFFALASRPGVSGLWSQAGTVARFEPQGVAAEPRQELVFIGIDLAGDALLAALRDCLGEVATGPDPFPEWEPVQIH
- a CDS encoding MFS transporter; the encoded protein is MSYKWVALSNTTLGVLMSALDGSIVIISLPAIFRGIGLDPLAPGNIGYLLWMILGYLLVQAVLVVTLGRLGDMFGRVKMYNLGFVVFSAASVALSFDPFHAGAGALWLIGWRVVQAVGGSMLTANSAAILTDAFPARQRGMALGVNQITALAGQFLGLVVGGLLAEIDWRAVFWVSVPFGLLGTIWSIRSLREVGTPQRAKVDWGGNVTFAAGTALVLAAITYGIQPHGGAATGWGNPWVLGGIGAGVLLLLLFGVIETHVAAPMFQLSLFKIRAFAAGNIAALLTSVARGGMQFMLIIWLQGIWLPLHGYDYERTPLWAGIHLLPLTVGFLIAGPVSGYLSDRFGARPLATGGLLLVAAAFLGLLALPVDFAYPAFAALLVLSGVGQGMFAAPNTSAIMSSVPTEQRGVASGMRATFQNSGTSLSIGVFFSLMIAGLATSLPQTLTGGLQAHGVPAPVADGVAQLPPVSTLFAAFLGSNPIGHLLGPDVLSGLAPADRTALTGGEFFPRLVSGPFHHGLVVVFTAAAAMAVVAAIASASRGARYVHPLEEAKENHR
- the rpmF gene encoding 50S ribosomal protein L32, giving the protein MAVPKRKMSRSNTRSRRAQWKAAVPDLVPIKVDGKVQLVPRRLMKHFHS